From a single Epinephelus fuscoguttatus linkage group LG18, E.fuscoguttatus.final_Chr_v1 genomic region:
- the pou5f3 gene encoding POU domain, class 5, transcription factor 1 translates to MSERSQSPECQIRPYDFSRTSHCTQGLGQESLGSAAPFQLPHGVLPDPSLFYNKPAYSGITSASAQSFFAFPPVTGDYRGSDLQAGEFGQPKHWYPFAAPEYTGQVPGVTAATQPINLSPPIAETREQIKLPDIKTEKDTDDDYSTQGKVQQYPTPPTSAAMSHGVFYPPAWNPSFWPGITHITPPGSNNQNPSTSSASSPSLSPSPPSNGLPGNAFFSVNTTQAATGPQTQNPASSTRSSGSSSGGCSDSEEENLSTEELEQFAKELKHKRITLGFTQADVGLALGNLYGKMFSQTTICRFEALQLSFKNMCKLKPLLQRWLNEAETSDNPQDMYKIERVFVDTRKRKRRTSLEGAVRSALESYFIKCPKPNTQEITHISDDLGLERDVVRVWFCNRRQKGKRLALPLDEECDSQYYEQSPSPLNMAPSPIPSQGYPSSSYHTAPPPTLYMPQLHRPDVLKQALHPGLVSHLTG, encoded by the exons ATGTCTGAGAGATCGCAGAGTCCGGAGTGCCAAATCCGGCCGTATGACTTCAGCCGGACCAGCCATTGCACCCAGGGTTTGGGTCAGGAGAGTTTGGGCAGCGCTGCGCCATTCCAGCTTCCTCACGGCGTACTGCCAGACCCGAGCCTCTTCTACAACAAACCCGCTTACAGTGGCATCACATCGGCATCCGCGCAGAGCTTTTTTGCTTTCCCACCAGTCACCGGTGACTACAGGGGATCTGACCTGCAGGCTGGAGAGTTTGGGCAACCCAAGCACTGGTATCCCTTCGCTGCGCCCGAGTACACCGGCCAGGTACCCGGCGTAACCGCAGCTACCCAGCCTATAAATCTCAGTCCCCCCATCGCCGAGACCCGGGAACAAATCAAACTGCCCGACATAAAGACTGAGAAGGACACCGATGATGACTACTCAACACAGGGGAAAGTTCAACAGTACCCAACACCGCCAACCTCCGCCGCCATGTCCCATGGAGTCTTCTACCCTCCGGCCTGGAACCCGTCCTTCTGGCCCGGGATCACCCACATCACACCACCCGGCAGCAATAATCAAAATCCCTCAACTTCCTCTGCGTCCTCGCCATCACTGTCCCCTTCACCCCCAAGCAACGGACTTCCAGGGAACGCGTTTTTCAGCGTGAATACAACCCAGGCTGCCACGGGGCCCCAGACGCAGAACCCGGCCTCCTCCACGCGGAGCAGCGGGTCCTCCAGCGGCGGGTGCAGCGACTCTGAGGAG gagaatcTTTCTACAGAAGAACTGGAGCAGTTTGCTAAGGAGCTGAAACACAAACGCATTACCTTGGGTTTCACTCAAGCTGATGTTGGCCTTGCCCTGGGTAACCTGTATG gtAAGATGTTCAGCCAGACGACAATTTGCCGTTTCGAAGCCCTGCAGCTGAGCTTTAAAAACATGTGCAAGCTGAAGCCCCTTCTTCAGAGATGGCTGAATGAGGCAGAGACCTCTGACAATCCCCAGGAT ATGTACAAGATTGAGAGAGTATTTGTTGACaccagaaagaggaagaggaggaccaGTTTGGAGGGAGCTGTGCGCTCAGCCCTGGAGTCTTACTTTATTAAATGTCCCAAGCCCAACACCCAGGAGATCACGCACATCTCAGATGACCTGGGTCTGGAGAGAGAT GTCGTTCGTGTTTGGTTCTGCAACAGAAGACAGAAAGGAAAGCGCCTGGCCTTGCCACTAGATGAGGAGTGTGACAGCCAGTACTATGAGCAGAGTCCCTCCCCACTGAACATGGCCCCTTCCCCCATTCCCAGTCAGGGCTACCCGTCTTCCAGCTACCACACTGCCCCTCCTCCTACACTCTACATGCCCCAGCTCCATCGGCCTGATGTCCTGAAACAAGCCTTACACCCCGGACTGGTTAGTCACCTGACTGGATAA